From Nostoc flagelliforme CCNUN1, a single genomic window includes:
- a CDS encoding IS701 family transposase, with protein MVQPRPAAPTVKFVDEYCQWYKSLFSDVRSFEAFKYLHVGCVSDLKRKTLPEIAKIVGLDNQQGLHHFLTSSPWDIEKLRILRLELILQVLKGRPIILIIDETGDKKKGNKTDYVKRQYIGNLGKVENGIVAVTAYGVFCGMTFPLLFEVYKPRERLKPGDKYRTKPEIAAILMRKLESMGFNFNLVLADSLYGESGKNFITVLDEFKKNYIVAIRSNHSLKLLPRQHTQYLKWHKFKRVFSDLSSENRFIREIIHGKRSENRYWQITTDREKLPGNTTWYVMSRYPDLTPRDVGNFYGLRTWVEYGLKQSKNELGWADYRLTHYPDIERWWEIVCSSYLMVSLHSEQMQSSVPKSPSKLASHPWWNDKKGWKNILNNLRLIIQPFTLFNLIYPWLTVFPIPQLSLGFSKLQSIIYRLTSSIFISLTHPDFYFSSA; from the coding sequence ATGGTACAGCCCCGTCCAGCCGCACCAACAGTCAAATTTGTGGACGAATATTGCCAGTGGTATAAAAGCCTGTTTTCAGATGTTAGGAGTTTCGAGGCTTTTAAATATCTCCATGTAGGCTGCGTTTCTGATCTAAAACGTAAAACATTGCCAGAAATAGCAAAAATTGTAGGATTGGATAACCAGCAAGGGTTGCATCATTTTTTAACATCATCACCTTGGGATATAGAAAAGTTAAGAATCTTGCGATTAGAGCTAATTTTACAAGTGCTAAAAGGCAGACCAATTATTCTAATTATTGATGAGACAGGAGATAAGAAGAAAGGGAATAAAACAGATTATGTGAAACGGCAGTATATAGGAAACTTGGGGAAAGTAGAGAATGGAATTGTGGCAGTGACAGCGTATGGTGTGTTCTGCGGGATGACTTTTCCACTACTGTTTGAAGTATATAAGCCTCGTGAAAGGTTAAAGCCAGGGGATAAGTATCGCACTAAACCTGAAATAGCGGCAATACTGATGAGAAAGCTAGAATCAATGGGTTTTAACTTTAACTTAGTACTGGCAGATAGTTTATATGGTGAAAGTGGTAAGAACTTCATAACTGTATTAGATGAATTCAAGAAAAACTATATAGTAGCAATTCGCTCAAACCATTCTTTAAAGCTACTTCCAAGACAACACACTCAATATTTGAAGTGGCATAAGTTTAAACGAGTATTTTCTGATCTGAGTAGTGAAAATAGGTTTATCAGAGAAATAATTCATGGTAAACGTAGTGAAAATAGGTACTGGCAGATTACCACAGATCGAGAGAAATTACCTGGTAACACTACTTGGTATGTGATGAGTAGATACCCAGACCTTACACCAAGAGATGTGGGAAACTTTTATGGTTTAAGAACTTGGGTTGAGTATGGGTTGAAGCAAAGCAAGAACGAATTAGGTTGGGCAGATTATCGGCTAACTCACTACCCGGATATTGAACGCTGGTGGGAGATTGTTTGTAGCAGCTATTTAATGGTTAGCCTCCACTCTGAACAAATGCAGTCTTCTGTGCCAAAATCTCCATCAAAGCTAGCTTCGCATCCCTGGTGGAACGATAAAAAAGGCTGGAAGAATATTCTTAACAATCTCCGTTTAATAATTCAACCTTTTACCTTATTTAACCTAATATATCCCTGGTTAACAGTTTTTCCTATTCCCCAATTGTCCTTGGGCTTTTCTAAACTTCAATCTATTATTTATAGACTCACTAGTTCAATTTTTATTTCCCTAACTCACCCTGATTTCTACTTTTCCTCTGCCTAG
- a CDS encoding two-partner secretion domain-containing protein yields MKQRATQFWSIEGSILFFLLGSPSVTAQVLPDKTLPVTSIVTLQDNTRVIDGGTIKNSNLFHSFEQFSIPTGSTVLFNNAQNIQNIFGRVTGSSVSNIDGLLKANGIANLFLINPNGIIFGKNARLDIGGSFFASTASAVKFADEFEFSATNPQATPLLTVSAPVGLQLGSNSGAIRVQGTGQGLTAPSTLRSPIIRASTLTGLSVQSGKTLGLLGGNVTLEGATLTAEGGRIELSSVDSGMISLIPIVQGWTLGYEQVSSYKDIHLSQQTYLDTSGNNSGSIAIQGKLISLSDGSIILVQNQGSQPSGGISVNASELLKLSGISPDGRFPSILRTESTASGSAGDIDISTKWMVIQQGAGISSRSYSSAKGGSININASDSIELLGFSPSNPFLTSNITTSTLTSGKAGDITVSTGRLIAEDGGVIISLTRGIGAGGSVTLNATNSVQLLNSVELINSDREYVPSYLAASTFSAGDAGNLIINTSKMVVGDMATVNTSTIGSGSAGSVTINAFDLEIRNRVSSSAIIPDSDTQKVFGVPSVPSGSPGEVNINTGSLRITDGGQVSVSNEGTSTDAGRLTINARSITLNNKSSITTATASGEGGNIDINSQNLQLHNSTISATAEGNGNGGNIDINTQLLTGSENSSIKADAFKGRGGNIRINTQGLFFSRNSRITASSQLGVNGTVDINGFYANPTDIKATSEIVKEPPKMASGCAAQSGTGRDILTVASNGPPPNFDEHLDSQPIWQKDSGYSVESIELPAKSQPSTIKETTKIVEAQGWVINSRGNVEFVATIPNQPTPDSFFSTISCTSVDSVAKFSHPSNTVKR; encoded by the coding sequence GTGAAACAGCGTGCTACACAATTCTGGAGTATTGAAGGTAGCATCCTCTTTTTTTTGCTAGGCTCCCCATCAGTTACAGCACAAGTTCTACCAGATAAAACGTTACCCGTTACTTCTATTGTTACATTACAGGATAATACCAGAGTCATTGATGGAGGCACTATAAAGAATAGCAACTTGTTTCATAGTTTTGAACAGTTTTCTATTCCTACAGGCAGCACGGTTTTATTTAACAACGCTCAAAATATTCAGAATATTTTTGGTCGTGTAACAGGCTCATCAGTTTCCAACATAGACGGGTTGCTCAAAGCTAACGGCATAGCCAACTTATTTTTAATCAATCCCAATGGGATTATCTTTGGAAAAAATGCACGATTAGATATTGGTGGCTCGTTTTTTGCAAGTACTGCCAGTGCTGTCAAATTTGCTGATGAGTTTGAGTTTAGTGCTACAAATCCTCAAGCGACACCCTTGTTGACTGTTAGTGCTCCTGTTGGCTTACAACTTGGGAGCAATTCAGGTGCAATTCGGGTACAGGGTACAGGTCAAGGTCTAACTGCTCCAAGTACACTGCGTTCACCAATTATTAGGGCTAGCACCTTAACTGGTCTCTCGGTACAATCAGGTAAAACATTAGGTTTATTAGGGGGTAATGTCACTTTAGAGGGTGCCACTTTGACAGCAGAGGGAGGAAGGATTGAACTGAGCAGTGTTGACTCTGGTATGATCAGCCTTATTCCAATTGTTCAAGGGTGGACTTTAGGATACGAACAGGTATCTTCTTATAAGGACATTCATCTGTCTCAACAAACCTACTTAGATACCAGCGGGAATAATAGTGGCTCTATTGCTATACAGGGTAAGCTTATCTCATTAAGCGATGGCTCCATAATTTTAGTTCAAAACCAAGGTTCACAACCTTCGGGCGGTATTAGTGTCAATGCTTCTGAATTACTGAAATTGAGCGGAATCTCTCCAGATGGAAGATTTCCTAGCATCTTGCGGACTGAATCTACAGCTTCTGGAAGTGCAGGAGATATAGACATCTCCACTAAGTGGATGGTTATTCAGCAAGGAGCAGGTATAAGCAGTAGATCCTATAGTTCTGCCAAGGGAGGTAGCATTAATATCAATGCCTCTGATTCTATAGAATTGCTTGGTTTTTCACCCTCTAATCCTTTTCTTACCAGCAACATCACTACTAGTACCTTAACTTCTGGGAAGGCAGGAGACATCACAGTGTCAACAGGGCGGTTGATAGCTGAGGATGGCGGAGTGATTATATCTCTAACTCGTGGAATCGGCGCCGGAGGTTCGGTGACTCTGAATGCAACCAATTCTGTACAATTACTGAACTCTGTGGAATTGATTAATTCAGATAGAGAGTATGTTCCTAGCTATTTAGCTGCTTCAACTTTTAGTGCAGGAGATGCTGGCAATCTAATAATAAATACATCAAAAATGGTAGTGGGAGATATGGCAACAGTTAATACTTCCACTATAGGCTCTGGCTCTGCTGGAAGTGTTACTATAAACGCTTTCGATTTAGAGATACGCAATAGGGTAAGTTCATCTGCGATTATACCAGATTCAGATACCCAAAAAGTATTCGGAGTTCCTTCAGTACCAAGTGGCTCCCCTGGAGAGGTAAATATCAATACTGGAAGTCTACGTATCACAGATGGTGGACAAGTTAGCGTTAGCAATGAGGGAACAAGTACTGATGCTGGAAGGCTTACAATTAATGCTCGGTCAATTACTTTAAATAATAAAAGCTCTATCACTACCGCAACTGCTTCCGGCGAAGGCGGCAATATCGACATCAATTCACAGAATTTACAGCTACACAACAGTACTATTAGTGCAACTGCCGAAGGTAACGGTAATGGTGGCAATATCGACATCAATACACAACTCCTAACTGGTTCAGAAAACAGCAGCATAAAAGCTGATGCATTCAAGGGACGCGGTGGCAATATTCGCATCAATACTCAAGGATTGTTTTTTTCTCGTAATAGCAGAATTACAGCCAGTTCCCAGTTGGGAGTTAACGGCACGGTTGATATCAACGGATTTTACGCTAATCCTACCGACATTAAAGCAACGTCAGAAATAGTTAAAGAACCCCCTAAGATGGCTTCAGGTTGTGCTGCACAGTCAGGCACAGGAAGAGATATATTAACTGTGGCTAGCAACGGTCCACCACCTAATTTTGACGAACATTTAGATAGTCAACCTATCTGGCAGAAGGATTCTGGTTATTCAGTTGAGTCTATTGAACTCCCAGCTAAATCACAGCCGTCAACGATCAAGGAGACTACGAAAATTGTAGAAGCTCAAGGTTGGGTAATAAATTCTAGGGGAAACGTCGAATTTGTTGCAACAATACCGAATCAACCGACACCTGATAGCTTCTTTTCTACTATTTCGTGTACATCGGTTGATTCTGTAGCAAAATTTTCCCATCCTAGCAACACAGTAAAGCGATGA
- a CDS encoding FAD-dependent oxidoreductase, with protein sequence MEKIYDVVIVGAGPVGLATAIGLRKHGIENVLVIDQTRAFRQVGHGLDLLPNGLKALKCLDSNAYEEVRKTSVRLFNPQQSNNEKTVKTNQEQKPPNTSPRWVYKNLQGQLIRSIPLGFDDWFKDYGEGRVSVPWYDLQRTLRHLLPQEQVQANHRCIDVVDEPENGCVRIDCVSNTSIETNPYGHWTNEDKHNNTQFESSNPVPKQLETKSLRAKLIIAADGINSTIRKVLYKDSPYRDFAQPKYSGFTAISCMETAEIPSELWTELQDKFFQDSSIVTLSNDQVFSDQPWIEKPRLMLFRKRSSQVGYIITLALPLDLLQGKSGSSLINLAVQELEKGGFPHILKQLVRSSPPTNMQQRPYYIHRATISDPIQIPSKIDINTDEYPVKFQPSWSSGRVVLVGDAAHGMPPFTAQGANQGLEDALAIATIIANIALENNWDDKQAIATAFEKYEHLRRPFVTYVQKATLTGFPHSSNEKWQEYHQQVYCRNFDQVVEALL encoded by the coding sequence ATGGAAAAAATATATGATGTTGTAATTGTTGGTGCTGGCCCCGTTGGATTAGCAACTGCTATTGGCTTACGCAAGCATGGTATAGAAAATGTTCTTGTCATCGACCAAACTCGTGCCTTCCGTCAGGTTGGTCATGGGTTGGATCTTCTCCCAAATGGATTAAAAGCTCTCAAATGTTTAGATTCTAACGCTTACGAAGAGGTCAGAAAAACTAGTGTTAGGCTCTTTAATCCTCAACAATCTAATAACGAGAAAACTGTTAAAACCAATCAGGAACAAAAACCTCCAAACACTTCTCCTAGATGGGTTTACAAAAATTTGCAGGGGCAGCTAATTCGGTCAATACCCCTTGGGTTCGACGACTGGTTTAAAGATTATGGGGAAGGTCGAGTGTCAGTTCCTTGGTATGATTTGCAGAGAACCTTAAGACATCTACTACCTCAGGAGCAGGTTCAAGCTAATCACCGTTGCATCGATGTTGTGGATGAACCAGAAAATGGGTGTGTCCGAATAGATTGCGTATCTAATACAAGCATAGAAACCAACCCCTATGGTCATTGGACAAACGAAGATAAACATAATAATACACAGTTCGAGAGTTCAAATCCTGTCCCCAAACAATTAGAAACAAAATCGCTTCGAGCTAAGTTAATTATTGCAGCAGACGGGATTAACTCTACAATTCGTAAAGTTCTTTACAAAGATAGTCCATATCGTGATTTCGCACAGCCTAAATATTCAGGATTTACAGCAATATCTTGTATGGAAACAGCTGAGATACCAAGTGAACTGTGGACAGAATTACAAGATAAATTTTTTCAAGACTCATCAATTGTAACACTTAGTAATGATCAAGTATTTAGTGATCAACCTTGGATAGAAAAACCAAGGTTGATGTTATTTCGTAAACGAAGCAGTCAAGTTGGATATATCATAACTCTGGCTTTGCCTTTGGATTTATTACAGGGTAAGTCTGGAAGTTCTTTGATTAATTTAGCTGTACAGGAGTTAGAAAAGGGAGGCTTTCCTCACATACTCAAGCAATTAGTGCGTAGCTCTCCCCCTACTAATATGCAGCAGCGCCCATATTACATCCACCGCGCTACCATTTCAGATCCTATCCAAATTCCTAGCAAAATTGACATTAATACTGATGAGTACCCTGTCAAATTTCAACCATCCTGGAGTAGCGGGCGAGTTGTATTGGTTGGTGATGCAGCACATGGAATGCCTCCGTTCACAGCTCAAGGAGCTAATCAAGGACTTGAAGATGCACTAGCTATTGCAACGATTATTGCTAACATCGCTCTCGAAAATAACTGGGATGATAAGCAAGCTATAGCCACAGCCTTTGAGAAATATGAGCATCTTCGTCGCCCATTTGTGACATATGTCCAAAAGGCAACATTGACAGGTTTTCCTCACTCATCAAATGAAAAGTGGCAAGAATATCACCAACAGGTATATTGCCGTAATTTTGACCAAGTAGTAGAAGCGTTGTTGTGA
- a CDS encoding histidine kinase dimerization/phospho-acceptor domain-containing protein, producing MSNQTSKRLKQNIERIMQRWEERARDEVGASMHQDSLMLQNSLPEYLEQLVDELSTKIERTPARIKTDKLESTRIGKKHGHERAGFADYSMTQLIFEYHILRQVIFEILEEEAALEVRERDIIIDSIEQAVNDAATQFSQTLRDIQELFMVTLTHDLRGPLNVIKMGTHLTLRRFEQGDTHASIAAKMLKAVERLNSMIQNLLDASRLRAGESLKFEFEECNLEDV from the coding sequence ATGTCTAACCAAACGTCTAAGCGTCTTAAGCAAAATATTGAAAGAATTATGCAGAGGTGGGAAGAGCGAGCGCGTGATGAAGTTGGTGCATCAATGCATCAGGACTCTCTGATGCTACAAAATTCGCTACCTGAGTATCTAGAGCAATTGGTGGATGAATTGTCAACGAAGATTGAAAGGACACCAGCGAGAATAAAAACGGATAAGCTAGAAAGCACTCGGATTGGGAAAAAGCATGGACATGAGCGGGCAGGTTTTGCCGACTACTCGATGACTCAACTCATCTTTGAGTACCACATTCTCCGTCAAGTCATATTTGAGATTTTAGAAGAAGAAGCGGCTTTAGAGGTAAGGGAACGGGATATTATTATCGACTCCATTGAGCAAGCCGTTAACGATGCGGCGACTCAATTTTCCCAGACGCTGCGAGATATTCAAGAATTATTTATGGTGACACTGACCCACGATCTCAGAGGCCCACTCAATGTCATAAAAATGGGTACTCACTTGACTCTGCGTCGGTTTGAACAAGGAGACACTCACGCGAGTATCGCGGCGAAAATGCTAAAAGCAGTCGAGCGTTTGAATTCGATGATTCAAAATCTGCTCGATGCTAGTCGGCTGCGGGCAGGGGAGAGCTTAAAGTTTGAATTTGAAGAATGCAATTTAGAGGATGTTTGA
- a CDS encoding IS5 family transposase, whose product MSKSYSTNLTQEQWELIEPLIPAPLPGGRPRETNIWEVMNAIFYVLYEGCRWRALPGDFPNWQTVYTYFRNWRKDGTWVRMHDRLREWTRVASERSPSPSEAIVDSQSIKSAAMVSEAVGYDAGKKVKGRKRFVTVDTLGLVLRVLITAASVGEREGGKQVLKKVKQMEPSLLRLHTIWVDAGFDGNPFMQWVMDFCRWIIQVVIRPKESKKFVLLPKRWVVERTLGWLTWCRRLNKDYELLPETAETFIYIAMIRIMVRRLA is encoded by the coding sequence ATGAGTAAATCATACTCTACCAACCTTACCCAAGAGCAATGGGAACTTATTGAACCTTTGATTCCAGCACCATTACCTGGAGGTCGTCCAAGAGAAACGAATATTTGGGAGGTAATGAATGCCATTTTTTATGTTCTGTATGAGGGATGTCGGTGGCGAGCATTACCTGGTGACTTTCCAAACTGGCAAACCGTTTACACATACTTTCGTAACTGGCGCAAGGATGGAACGTGGGTAAGAATGCATGACAGATTACGGGAGTGGACTAGGGTTGCTTCGGAGCGATCGCCAAGCCCCTCTGAAGCTATTGTGGACAGCCAAAGTATCAAAAGTGCAGCAATGGTGAGTGAAGCAGTCGGTTATGATGCAGGTAAAAAGGTCAAGGGACGCAAACGGTTCGTAACAGTAGATACTTTAGGCTTAGTACTACGAGTATTAATTACTGCGGCTAGTGTCGGTGAGCGTGAAGGTGGTAAACAAGTACTCAAAAAGGTCAAACAAATGGAACCTTCTCTATTGCGACTACATACAATATGGGTAGATGCTGGTTTTGACGGTAACCCATTCATGCAGTGGGTAATGGATTTCTGCCGTTGGATTATACAGGTAGTTATACGACCAAAGGAAAGCAAGAAGTTTGTATTGTTACCCAAGCGCTGGGTAGTCGAGCGAACCTTGGGTTGGCTAACTTGGTGTCGAAGATTGAACAAAGACTACGAGCTATTACCTGAAACCGCAGAGACATTTATCTACATTGCTATGATTCGGATTATGGTGAGGCGATTGGCATAA
- a CDS encoding cupin domain-containing protein, which translates to MKYYHDPGFFCLDIWHLSFDELITEHGRHDQPLSISQHLFGDENHISVRLVYDPPQQDNQAPLEYHSHPVDTVIVVVSGSGIFSFIFNDGKQPLDIDLKPGKTLFFPSNTVHTIKEVGNEGLETLNITNRLNQPSYRTELINEKKDLLVKPSEDFTGV; encoded by the coding sequence GTGAAATACTACCACGACCCTGGTTTTTTTTGTCTTGATATTTGGCATCTATCTTTTGATGAATTGATTACAGAACACGGTCGCCACGATCAGCCATTGTCCATTTCCCAACATTTATTTGGTGACGAGAATCACATCTCAGTACGTTTAGTGTACGACCCGCCGCAACAGGATAATCAAGCTCCTTTAGAATATCATTCTCACCCAGTTGATACAGTTATTGTTGTTGTTAGCGGTTCGGGAATCTTTTCTTTTATTTTTAATGATGGTAAACAACCGCTTGATATAGACCTCAAACCAGGTAAAACCTTATTCTTTCCATCGAATACTGTTCATACGATTAAAGAAGTTGGCAATGAGGGCTTGGAGACATTGAATATAACTAATCGATTAAACCAACCAAGCTATCGTACCGAACTTATCAATGAGAAAAAGGATTTATTAGTAAAACCTTCAGAGGATTTTACTGGAGTTTAG